The following proteins are co-located in the Larus michahellis chromosome 9, bLarMic1.1, whole genome shotgun sequence genome:
- the C9H15orf48 gene encoding normal mucosa of esophagus-specific gene 1 protein has product MRTNFFQILKAKKELIPLVGVLSSAAVGALCFSFYSLFSKSDVIINKSGNPEPWETVDPSKPQKLLTVHQKWKPIEELENVRKLTK; this is encoded by the exons ATGCGCACGAACTTCTTCCAGatactaaaagcaaaaaaagaa CTCATTCCCCTGGTTGGAGTACTGTCCTCTGCAGCAGTTGGGGcactctgtttttccttttattccctaTTCAGCAAATCCGATGTCAT CATTAACAAGAGTGGAAATCCAGAACCATGGGAAACTGTCGATCCTTCCAAGCCTCAGAAG CTATTAACAGTTCATCAGAAATGGAAACCTATAGAAGAGCTGGAAAATGTCAGAAAGCTTACGAAGTGA